Within Acidimicrobiia bacterium, the genomic segment TTGGTTGGTTTGTTGGGTTTTCAAACCCAGATCGAGGCTGTGGTTTCTCAGCTGGCGGGGTTGGTGGATGCTTCTATGTTTTGGAGTGTTGATGGTTCGCGTTCTGCTGGGGCTTGGTTGGAACGTCGTAGTGGTCGTGATCGTAAAGAAACCAATCAGATCTTTAAAACCGGTCGTGATTTACGCGAGATGCCTGAAACCGAAAACGGTTTTGGTGCTGGGGTGTTGTCTGGTCGTCATGTGCGGGTTTTGGCTAAAGCTAAAAACAAGGTTCCCGAGCTGTTTGGGGA encodes:
- a CDS encoding DUF222 domain-containing protein; this encodes MSSSTTTPSTNPNAMSSDEVNQRFLGLVSEVADLASLVEPGLWSAPAQAEVLVGLLGFQTQIEAVVSQLAGLVDASMFWSVDGSRSAGAWLERRSGRDRKETNQIFKTGRDLREMPETENGFGAGVLSGRHVRVLAKAKNKVPELFG